One genomic region from Amia ocellicauda isolate fAmiCal2 chromosome 4, fAmiCal2.hap1, whole genome shotgun sequence encodes:
- the ano5a gene encoding anoctamin-5 isoform X5: MNRLTGKDRDETLIEMQCTADEHSVGEDNNGHNFVSSATRDSNLQGNAEIWKKRALFLKCRSRIDKQLQSKDSVFFRDGVRRIDFVLSYVDDNTKDGEKKQERRKEFESNLQKAGLELETEDKSESEDGNTYFLKIHAPWEVLATYAEVLKIKVPFKANDIPNSQEIPLEWLFKPFQLAEEVMHPEPDYFTSAFQKDKQDFFLIDNKDTFFPASTRNRIVYYILSRCPYWKEDQKDKKGIKRLLSNGTYTSVFPLHDCRYWKRARDPACENERYTLYRQWARFTCFYKEQPLNLIRKYYGEKIGIYFAWLGFYTEMLFFAAIVGLICFLYGAFTYHDNVSSQEICNDAGNITMCPLCDKKCSFWMLNTTCESSWHSHLFDNEATVFFAIFMGIWVTLFLEFWKRRQARLEYEWDLVDFEEEQQQLQLRPEYETKCTRRKLNRITQEQEPYLPLTSKYARYCLSGATVLFWLMLIIACIIGVIVYRLAVYAAFASLMKGTKELRLVGSFMTPQIATSVTASCINFVIIMILNFMYERVAIWVTDMEIPRTHMEYENRLTIKMFMFQFVNYYSSCFYVAFFKGKFVGYPGNYTYMFGKFRNEECDTGGCLIELTTQLVIVMVGKQVWGNIQEALVPWLWNWWGSRKARGHPESLYSRWEQDHDLQCFGQLGLFYEYLEMVIQFGFITLFVASFPLAPLLALFNNILEIRVDAWKFTTQFRRPVAAKAHSIGAWQEILNGVAIMSVVTNAFIVSFTSDMIPRLVYYYAYHPGSEPSMNGYINNSLSVFEISRLPPQNMPDADENPEWFNNTTITTCRYRDYRYPPGHEKEYQHSMQFWHILAAKLAFIIIMEHVVFLVKFFVAWLIPDVPADVKARVKRERYLTQEYLQNYELDRLKKTLQGNGCHDTDAFITSTERHEVLSEVL, encoded by the exons GGGAGGACAACAACGGCCACAATTTTGTCTCCTCGGCCACGAGAGACTCTAACCTGCAGGGAAACGCTGAG ATCTGGAAGAAGAGGGCGCTGTTTCTGAAGTGTCGCTCCAGG ATTGACAAGCAGCTCCAGAGCAAGGACTCCGTGTTCTTCAGGGACGGTGTGCGCAGGATTGACTTTGTGCTGTCGTACGTCGACGACAACACCAAGGATGGGGAGAAGAAGCAG GAGAGGAGAAAGGAGTTTGAGAGCAACCTGCAGAAGGCGGGGCTGGAGCTGGAGACGGAGGACAAGTCG GAATCGGAAGACGGAAATACCTACTTCCTGAAGATCCACGCGCCCTGGGAGGTGCTGGCCACCTACGCCGAGGTGCTGAAGATCAAGGTGCCCTTCAAGGCCAACGACATCCCCAACAGCCAGGAGATCCCCCTGGAGTGGCTGTTCAAGCCTTTCCAGCTGGCTGAGGAGGTCATGCACCCCGAGCCCGACTACTTCACCTCGGCCTTCCAGAAGGACAAGCAGGACTTCTTCCTCATCGACAACAAGGACACCTTCTTCCCGGCCTCCACGCGCAACAGGATT GTTTACTACATTCTGTCGCGCTGCCCCTACTGGAAGGAGGACCAGAAGGACAAGAAGGGCATCAAGAGGCTGCTGAGCAACGGCACCTACACCTCCGTCTTCCCCCTGCATGAC TGCCGGTACTGGAAGAGGGCCCGGGACCCGGCCTGCGAGAACGAGAGGTACACGCTGTACCGGCAGTGGGCCCGGTTCACCTGCTTCTACAAGGAGCAGCCGCTGAACCTGATCAG GAAGTACTATGGGGAGAAAATTGGGATCTACTTTGCTTGGCTGGGCTTCTACACAGAGATGCTGTTCTTTGCTGCCATCGTTGGTCTCATCTGTTTCTTATACGGGGCCTTCACCTACCACGACAATGTCTCGAG TCAGGAGATCTGTAATGACGCGGGGAACATCACCATGTGTCCGCTGTGTGATAAGAAATGCAGCTTTTGGATGCTCAACACCACCTGCGAGTCGTCCTGG CACTCACACCTGTTTGACAACGAGGCCACCGTCTTCTTTGCCATCTTCATGGGCATCTGGG TCACGCTGTTTCTGGAGTTCTGGAAGCGGCGCCAGGCCCGGCTGGAGTACGAGTGGGATCTGGTCGACTTCgaggaggagcagcagcagctgcagctgAGGCCGGAGTATGAGACCAAGTGCACCCGCCGCAAACTGAACCGGATCACCCAG GAGCAGGAGCCTTACTTACCCCTAACCAGCAAGTACGCGCGCTACTGCCTGTCCGGAGCCACCGTCCTGTTCTGG CTCATGCTGATCATCGCCTGCATCATCGGGGTGATTGTTTATCGCTTGGCGGTGTACGCCGCCTTCGCCAGCCTGATGAAGGGCACCAAAGAGCTGCGCCTGGTGGGCTCCTTCATGACGCCCCAGATTGCCACCTCGGTCACGGCCTCCTGCATCAATTTTGTCATCATCATGATCCTCAACTTCATGTATGAGCGTGTGGCCATCTGGGTCACCGACATGG AGATCCCCAGGACCCACATGGAGTACGAGAACAGGCTGACCATTAAGATGTTCATGTTCCAGTTCGTCAATTACTACTCCTCCTGCTTCTACGTGGCGTTCTTCAAGGGCAAATTCGTGGGTTACCCCGGCAACTACACCTACATGTTCGGCAAGTTCCGGAATGAGGAG TGTGACACCGGTGGCTGTCTGATTGAGCTGACCACTCAGCTGGTGATTGTGATGGTCGGCAAGCAGGTCTGGGGTAACATCCAGGAAGCTCTAGTGCC gtGGCTGTGGAACTGGTGGGGCAGTCGCAAGGCGCGTGGTCATCCTGAGAGTCTGTACAGCCGCTGGGAGCAGGACCACGACCTGCAGTGCTTCGGACAGCTGGGGCTCTTCTACGAGTACCTGGAGATGG TGATCCAGTTTGGCTTCATCACGCTGTTTGTGGCCTCCTTCCCACTGGCTCCACTCCTGGCTCTCTTCAACAACATCCTGGAGATCCGCGTCGACGCCTGGAAGTTCACCACACAGTTCCGCCGGCCGGTGGCAGCCAAAGCGCACAGCATCGGAGCGTGGCAGGAGATCCTGAACGGCGTCGCCATCATGTCCGTCGTCACGAAC GCCTTCATCGTGTCCTTCACCTCAGACATGATCCCTCGCCTGGTGTATTACTACGCCTACCACCCCGGCAGCGAGCCGTCCATGAACGGCTACATCAACAACAGCCTGTCCGTCTTCGAGATCTCCCGCCTCCCACCGCAGAACATGCCAGACGCTGACGAGAACCCAGAGTGGTTCAACAACACAACCATTACCACCTGCAG gTACCGTGATTACCGGTACCCCCCCGGCCATGAGAAGGAGTATCAGCACAGCATGCAGTTCTGGCACATTCTGGCAGCCAAACTCgccttcatcatcatcatggag CACGTGGTGTTCCTGGTGAAGTTCTTCGTGGCGTGGCTGATCCCCGACGTGCCGGCGGACGTGAAGGCCCGGGTGAAGAGGGAGCGCTACCTGACCCAGGAGTACCTGCAGAACTACGAGCTGGACCGCCTCAAGAAGACACTCCAGGGCAACGGCTGCCACGACACCGACGCCTTCATCACCTCCACCGAGAGACACGAGGTTCTCTCTGAGGTCCTCTAG
- the ano5a gene encoding anoctamin-5 isoform X1, which translates to MNRLTGKDRDETLIEMQCTADEHSVDGIVTLTGFKLALISGEDNNGHNFVSSATRDSNLQGNAEIWKKRALFLKCRSRIDKQLQSKDSVFFRDGVRRIDFVLSYVDDNTKDGEKKQERRKEFESNLQKAGLELETEDKSESEDGNTYFLKIHAPWEVLATYAEVLKIKVPFKANDIPNSQEIPLEWLFKPFQLAEEVMHPEPDYFTSAFQKDKQDFFLIDNKDTFFPASTRNRIVYYILSRCPYWKEDQKDKKGIKRLLSNGTYTSVFPLHDCRYWKRARDPACENERYTLYRQWARFTCFYKEQPLNLIRKYYGEKIGIYFAWLGFYTEMLFFAAIVGLICFLYGAFTYHDNVSSQEICNDAGNITMCPLCDKKCSFWMLNTTCESSWHSHLFDNEATVFFAIFMGIWVTLFLEFWKRRQARLEYEWDLVDFEEEQQQLQLRPEYETKCTRRKLNRITQEQEPYLPLTSKYARYCLSGATVLFWLMLIIACIIGVIVYRLAVYAAFASLMKGTKELRLVGSFMTPQIATSVTASCINFVIIMILNFMYERVAIWVTDMEIPRTHMEYENRLTIKMFMFQFVNYYSSCFYVAFFKGKFVGYPGNYTYMFGKFRNEECDTGGCLIELTTQLVIVMVGKQVWGNIQEALVPWLWNWWGSRKARGHPESLYSRWEQDHDLQCFGQLGLFYEYLEMVIQFGFITLFVASFPLAPLLALFNNILEIRVDAWKFTTQFRRPVAAKAHSIGAWQEILNGVAIMSVVTNAFIVSFTSDMIPRLVYYYAYHPGSEPSMNGYINNSLSVFEISRLPPQNMPDADENPEWFNNTTITTCRYRDYRYPPGHEKEYQHSMQFWHILAAKLAFIIIMEHVVFLVKFFVAWLIPDVPADVKARVKRERYLTQEYLQNYELDRLKKTLQGNGCHDTDAFITSTERHEVLSEVL; encoded by the exons ATGGGATAGTCACGCTGACGGGATTCAAGTTGGCGTTGATCTCAG GGGAGGACAACAACGGCCACAATTTTGTCTCCTCGGCCACGAGAGACTCTAACCTGCAGGGAAACGCTGAG ATCTGGAAGAAGAGGGCGCTGTTTCTGAAGTGTCGCTCCAGG ATTGACAAGCAGCTCCAGAGCAAGGACTCCGTGTTCTTCAGGGACGGTGTGCGCAGGATTGACTTTGTGCTGTCGTACGTCGACGACAACACCAAGGATGGGGAGAAGAAGCAG GAGAGGAGAAAGGAGTTTGAGAGCAACCTGCAGAAGGCGGGGCTGGAGCTGGAGACGGAGGACAAGTCG GAATCGGAAGACGGAAATACCTACTTCCTGAAGATCCACGCGCCCTGGGAGGTGCTGGCCACCTACGCCGAGGTGCTGAAGATCAAGGTGCCCTTCAAGGCCAACGACATCCCCAACAGCCAGGAGATCCCCCTGGAGTGGCTGTTCAAGCCTTTCCAGCTGGCTGAGGAGGTCATGCACCCCGAGCCCGACTACTTCACCTCGGCCTTCCAGAAGGACAAGCAGGACTTCTTCCTCATCGACAACAAGGACACCTTCTTCCCGGCCTCCACGCGCAACAGGATT GTTTACTACATTCTGTCGCGCTGCCCCTACTGGAAGGAGGACCAGAAGGACAAGAAGGGCATCAAGAGGCTGCTGAGCAACGGCACCTACACCTCCGTCTTCCCCCTGCATGAC TGCCGGTACTGGAAGAGGGCCCGGGACCCGGCCTGCGAGAACGAGAGGTACACGCTGTACCGGCAGTGGGCCCGGTTCACCTGCTTCTACAAGGAGCAGCCGCTGAACCTGATCAG GAAGTACTATGGGGAGAAAATTGGGATCTACTTTGCTTGGCTGGGCTTCTACACAGAGATGCTGTTCTTTGCTGCCATCGTTGGTCTCATCTGTTTCTTATACGGGGCCTTCACCTACCACGACAATGTCTCGAG TCAGGAGATCTGTAATGACGCGGGGAACATCACCATGTGTCCGCTGTGTGATAAGAAATGCAGCTTTTGGATGCTCAACACCACCTGCGAGTCGTCCTGG CACTCACACCTGTTTGACAACGAGGCCACCGTCTTCTTTGCCATCTTCATGGGCATCTGGG TCACGCTGTTTCTGGAGTTCTGGAAGCGGCGCCAGGCCCGGCTGGAGTACGAGTGGGATCTGGTCGACTTCgaggaggagcagcagcagctgcagctgAGGCCGGAGTATGAGACCAAGTGCACCCGCCGCAAACTGAACCGGATCACCCAG GAGCAGGAGCCTTACTTACCCCTAACCAGCAAGTACGCGCGCTACTGCCTGTCCGGAGCCACCGTCCTGTTCTGG CTCATGCTGATCATCGCCTGCATCATCGGGGTGATTGTTTATCGCTTGGCGGTGTACGCCGCCTTCGCCAGCCTGATGAAGGGCACCAAAGAGCTGCGCCTGGTGGGCTCCTTCATGACGCCCCAGATTGCCACCTCGGTCACGGCCTCCTGCATCAATTTTGTCATCATCATGATCCTCAACTTCATGTATGAGCGTGTGGCCATCTGGGTCACCGACATGG AGATCCCCAGGACCCACATGGAGTACGAGAACAGGCTGACCATTAAGATGTTCATGTTCCAGTTCGTCAATTACTACTCCTCCTGCTTCTACGTGGCGTTCTTCAAGGGCAAATTCGTGGGTTACCCCGGCAACTACACCTACATGTTCGGCAAGTTCCGGAATGAGGAG TGTGACACCGGTGGCTGTCTGATTGAGCTGACCACTCAGCTGGTGATTGTGATGGTCGGCAAGCAGGTCTGGGGTAACATCCAGGAAGCTCTAGTGCC gtGGCTGTGGAACTGGTGGGGCAGTCGCAAGGCGCGTGGTCATCCTGAGAGTCTGTACAGCCGCTGGGAGCAGGACCACGACCTGCAGTGCTTCGGACAGCTGGGGCTCTTCTACGAGTACCTGGAGATGG TGATCCAGTTTGGCTTCATCACGCTGTTTGTGGCCTCCTTCCCACTGGCTCCACTCCTGGCTCTCTTCAACAACATCCTGGAGATCCGCGTCGACGCCTGGAAGTTCACCACACAGTTCCGCCGGCCGGTGGCAGCCAAAGCGCACAGCATCGGAGCGTGGCAGGAGATCCTGAACGGCGTCGCCATCATGTCCGTCGTCACGAAC GCCTTCATCGTGTCCTTCACCTCAGACATGATCCCTCGCCTGGTGTATTACTACGCCTACCACCCCGGCAGCGAGCCGTCCATGAACGGCTACATCAACAACAGCCTGTCCGTCTTCGAGATCTCCCGCCTCCCACCGCAGAACATGCCAGACGCTGACGAGAACCCAGAGTGGTTCAACAACACAACCATTACCACCTGCAG gTACCGTGATTACCGGTACCCCCCCGGCCATGAGAAGGAGTATCAGCACAGCATGCAGTTCTGGCACATTCTGGCAGCCAAACTCgccttcatcatcatcatggag CACGTGGTGTTCCTGGTGAAGTTCTTCGTGGCGTGGCTGATCCCCGACGTGCCGGCGGACGTGAAGGCCCGGGTGAAGAGGGAGCGCTACCTGACCCAGGAGTACCTGCAGAACTACGAGCTGGACCGCCTCAAGAAGACACTCCAGGGCAACGGCTGCCACGACACCGACGCCTTCATCACCTCCACCGAGAGACACGAGGTTCTCTCTGAGGTCCTCTAG
- the ano5a gene encoding anoctamin-5 isoform X3 yields the protein MNRLTGKDRDETLIEMQCTADEHSVDGIVTLTGFKLALISGEDNNGHNFVSSATRDSNLQGNAEIDKQLQSKDSVFFRDGVRRIDFVLSYVDDNTKDGEKKQERRKEFESNLQKAGLELETEDKSESEDGNTYFLKIHAPWEVLATYAEVLKIKVPFKANDIPNSQEIPLEWLFKPFQLAEEVMHPEPDYFTSAFQKDKQDFFLIDNKDTFFPASTRNRIVYYILSRCPYWKEDQKDKKGIKRLLSNGTYTSVFPLHDCRYWKRARDPACENERYTLYRQWARFTCFYKEQPLNLIRKYYGEKIGIYFAWLGFYTEMLFFAAIVGLICFLYGAFTYHDNVSSQEICNDAGNITMCPLCDKKCSFWMLNTTCESSWHSHLFDNEATVFFAIFMGIWVTLFLEFWKRRQARLEYEWDLVDFEEEQQQLQLRPEYETKCTRRKLNRITQEQEPYLPLTSKYARYCLSGATVLFWLMLIIACIIGVIVYRLAVYAAFASLMKGTKELRLVGSFMTPQIATSVTASCINFVIIMILNFMYERVAIWVTDMEIPRTHMEYENRLTIKMFMFQFVNYYSSCFYVAFFKGKFVGYPGNYTYMFGKFRNEECDTGGCLIELTTQLVIVMVGKQVWGNIQEALVPWLWNWWGSRKARGHPESLYSRWEQDHDLQCFGQLGLFYEYLEMVIQFGFITLFVASFPLAPLLALFNNILEIRVDAWKFTTQFRRPVAAKAHSIGAWQEILNGVAIMSVVTNAFIVSFTSDMIPRLVYYYAYHPGSEPSMNGYINNSLSVFEISRLPPQNMPDADENPEWFNNTTITTCRYRDYRYPPGHEKEYQHSMQFWHILAAKLAFIIIMEHVVFLVKFFVAWLIPDVPADVKARVKRERYLTQEYLQNYELDRLKKTLQGNGCHDTDAFITSTERHEVLSEVL from the exons ATGGGATAGTCACGCTGACGGGATTCAAGTTGGCGTTGATCTCAG GGGAGGACAACAACGGCCACAATTTTGTCTCCTCGGCCACGAGAGACTCTAACCTGCAGGGAAACGCTGAG ATTGACAAGCAGCTCCAGAGCAAGGACTCCGTGTTCTTCAGGGACGGTGTGCGCAGGATTGACTTTGTGCTGTCGTACGTCGACGACAACACCAAGGATGGGGAGAAGAAGCAG GAGAGGAGAAAGGAGTTTGAGAGCAACCTGCAGAAGGCGGGGCTGGAGCTGGAGACGGAGGACAAGTCG GAATCGGAAGACGGAAATACCTACTTCCTGAAGATCCACGCGCCCTGGGAGGTGCTGGCCACCTACGCCGAGGTGCTGAAGATCAAGGTGCCCTTCAAGGCCAACGACATCCCCAACAGCCAGGAGATCCCCCTGGAGTGGCTGTTCAAGCCTTTCCAGCTGGCTGAGGAGGTCATGCACCCCGAGCCCGACTACTTCACCTCGGCCTTCCAGAAGGACAAGCAGGACTTCTTCCTCATCGACAACAAGGACACCTTCTTCCCGGCCTCCACGCGCAACAGGATT GTTTACTACATTCTGTCGCGCTGCCCCTACTGGAAGGAGGACCAGAAGGACAAGAAGGGCATCAAGAGGCTGCTGAGCAACGGCACCTACACCTCCGTCTTCCCCCTGCATGAC TGCCGGTACTGGAAGAGGGCCCGGGACCCGGCCTGCGAGAACGAGAGGTACACGCTGTACCGGCAGTGGGCCCGGTTCACCTGCTTCTACAAGGAGCAGCCGCTGAACCTGATCAG GAAGTACTATGGGGAGAAAATTGGGATCTACTTTGCTTGGCTGGGCTTCTACACAGAGATGCTGTTCTTTGCTGCCATCGTTGGTCTCATCTGTTTCTTATACGGGGCCTTCACCTACCACGACAATGTCTCGAG TCAGGAGATCTGTAATGACGCGGGGAACATCACCATGTGTCCGCTGTGTGATAAGAAATGCAGCTTTTGGATGCTCAACACCACCTGCGAGTCGTCCTGG CACTCACACCTGTTTGACAACGAGGCCACCGTCTTCTTTGCCATCTTCATGGGCATCTGGG TCACGCTGTTTCTGGAGTTCTGGAAGCGGCGCCAGGCCCGGCTGGAGTACGAGTGGGATCTGGTCGACTTCgaggaggagcagcagcagctgcagctgAGGCCGGAGTATGAGACCAAGTGCACCCGCCGCAAACTGAACCGGATCACCCAG GAGCAGGAGCCTTACTTACCCCTAACCAGCAAGTACGCGCGCTACTGCCTGTCCGGAGCCACCGTCCTGTTCTGG CTCATGCTGATCATCGCCTGCATCATCGGGGTGATTGTTTATCGCTTGGCGGTGTACGCCGCCTTCGCCAGCCTGATGAAGGGCACCAAAGAGCTGCGCCTGGTGGGCTCCTTCATGACGCCCCAGATTGCCACCTCGGTCACGGCCTCCTGCATCAATTTTGTCATCATCATGATCCTCAACTTCATGTATGAGCGTGTGGCCATCTGGGTCACCGACATGG AGATCCCCAGGACCCACATGGAGTACGAGAACAGGCTGACCATTAAGATGTTCATGTTCCAGTTCGTCAATTACTACTCCTCCTGCTTCTACGTGGCGTTCTTCAAGGGCAAATTCGTGGGTTACCCCGGCAACTACACCTACATGTTCGGCAAGTTCCGGAATGAGGAG TGTGACACCGGTGGCTGTCTGATTGAGCTGACCACTCAGCTGGTGATTGTGATGGTCGGCAAGCAGGTCTGGGGTAACATCCAGGAAGCTCTAGTGCC gtGGCTGTGGAACTGGTGGGGCAGTCGCAAGGCGCGTGGTCATCCTGAGAGTCTGTACAGCCGCTGGGAGCAGGACCACGACCTGCAGTGCTTCGGACAGCTGGGGCTCTTCTACGAGTACCTGGAGATGG TGATCCAGTTTGGCTTCATCACGCTGTTTGTGGCCTCCTTCCCACTGGCTCCACTCCTGGCTCTCTTCAACAACATCCTGGAGATCCGCGTCGACGCCTGGAAGTTCACCACACAGTTCCGCCGGCCGGTGGCAGCCAAAGCGCACAGCATCGGAGCGTGGCAGGAGATCCTGAACGGCGTCGCCATCATGTCCGTCGTCACGAAC GCCTTCATCGTGTCCTTCACCTCAGACATGATCCCTCGCCTGGTGTATTACTACGCCTACCACCCCGGCAGCGAGCCGTCCATGAACGGCTACATCAACAACAGCCTGTCCGTCTTCGAGATCTCCCGCCTCCCACCGCAGAACATGCCAGACGCTGACGAGAACCCAGAGTGGTTCAACAACACAACCATTACCACCTGCAG gTACCGTGATTACCGGTACCCCCCCGGCCATGAGAAGGAGTATCAGCACAGCATGCAGTTCTGGCACATTCTGGCAGCCAAACTCgccttcatcatcatcatggag CACGTGGTGTTCCTGGTGAAGTTCTTCGTGGCGTGGCTGATCCCCGACGTGCCGGCGGACGTGAAGGCCCGGGTGAAGAGGGAGCGCTACCTGACCCAGGAGTACCTGCAGAACTACGAGCTGGACCGCCTCAAGAAGACACTCCAGGGCAACGGCTGCCACGACACCGACGCCTTCATCACCTCCACCGAGAGACACGAGGTTCTCTCTGAGGTCCTCTAG
- the ano5a gene encoding anoctamin-5 isoform X6, producing the protein MNRLTGKDRDETLIEMQCTADEHSVGEDNNGHNFVSSATRDSNLQGNAEIDKQLQSKDSVFFRDGVRRIDFVLSYVDDNTKDGEKKQERRKEFESNLQKAGLELETEDKSESEDGNTYFLKIHAPWEVLATYAEVLKIKVPFKANDIPNSQEIPLEWLFKPFQLAEEVMHPEPDYFTSAFQKDKQDFFLIDNKDTFFPASTRNRIVYYILSRCPYWKEDQKDKKGIKRLLSNGTYTSVFPLHDCRYWKRARDPACENERYTLYRQWARFTCFYKEQPLNLIRKYYGEKIGIYFAWLGFYTEMLFFAAIVGLICFLYGAFTYHDNVSSQEICNDAGNITMCPLCDKKCSFWMLNTTCESSWHSHLFDNEATVFFAIFMGIWVTLFLEFWKRRQARLEYEWDLVDFEEEQQQLQLRPEYETKCTRRKLNRITQEQEPYLPLTSKYARYCLSGATVLFWLMLIIACIIGVIVYRLAVYAAFASLMKGTKELRLVGSFMTPQIATSVTASCINFVIIMILNFMYERVAIWVTDMEIPRTHMEYENRLTIKMFMFQFVNYYSSCFYVAFFKGKFVGYPGNYTYMFGKFRNEECDTGGCLIELTTQLVIVMVGKQVWGNIQEALVPWLWNWWGSRKARGHPESLYSRWEQDHDLQCFGQLGLFYEYLEMVIQFGFITLFVASFPLAPLLALFNNILEIRVDAWKFTTQFRRPVAAKAHSIGAWQEILNGVAIMSVVTNAFIVSFTSDMIPRLVYYYAYHPGSEPSMNGYINNSLSVFEISRLPPQNMPDADENPEWFNNTTITTCRYRDYRYPPGHEKEYQHSMQFWHILAAKLAFIIIMEHVVFLVKFFVAWLIPDVPADVKARVKRERYLTQEYLQNYELDRLKKTLQGNGCHDTDAFITSTERHEVLSEVL; encoded by the exons GGGAGGACAACAACGGCCACAATTTTGTCTCCTCGGCCACGAGAGACTCTAACCTGCAGGGAAACGCTGAG ATTGACAAGCAGCTCCAGAGCAAGGACTCCGTGTTCTTCAGGGACGGTGTGCGCAGGATTGACTTTGTGCTGTCGTACGTCGACGACAACACCAAGGATGGGGAGAAGAAGCAG GAGAGGAGAAAGGAGTTTGAGAGCAACCTGCAGAAGGCGGGGCTGGAGCTGGAGACGGAGGACAAGTCG GAATCGGAAGACGGAAATACCTACTTCCTGAAGATCCACGCGCCCTGGGAGGTGCTGGCCACCTACGCCGAGGTGCTGAAGATCAAGGTGCCCTTCAAGGCCAACGACATCCCCAACAGCCAGGAGATCCCCCTGGAGTGGCTGTTCAAGCCTTTCCAGCTGGCTGAGGAGGTCATGCACCCCGAGCCCGACTACTTCACCTCGGCCTTCCAGAAGGACAAGCAGGACTTCTTCCTCATCGACAACAAGGACACCTTCTTCCCGGCCTCCACGCGCAACAGGATT GTTTACTACATTCTGTCGCGCTGCCCCTACTGGAAGGAGGACCAGAAGGACAAGAAGGGCATCAAGAGGCTGCTGAGCAACGGCACCTACACCTCCGTCTTCCCCCTGCATGAC TGCCGGTACTGGAAGAGGGCCCGGGACCCGGCCTGCGAGAACGAGAGGTACACGCTGTACCGGCAGTGGGCCCGGTTCACCTGCTTCTACAAGGAGCAGCCGCTGAACCTGATCAG GAAGTACTATGGGGAGAAAATTGGGATCTACTTTGCTTGGCTGGGCTTCTACACAGAGATGCTGTTCTTTGCTGCCATCGTTGGTCTCATCTGTTTCTTATACGGGGCCTTCACCTACCACGACAATGTCTCGAG TCAGGAGATCTGTAATGACGCGGGGAACATCACCATGTGTCCGCTGTGTGATAAGAAATGCAGCTTTTGGATGCTCAACACCACCTGCGAGTCGTCCTGG CACTCACACCTGTTTGACAACGAGGCCACCGTCTTCTTTGCCATCTTCATGGGCATCTGGG TCACGCTGTTTCTGGAGTTCTGGAAGCGGCGCCAGGCCCGGCTGGAGTACGAGTGGGATCTGGTCGACTTCgaggaggagcagcagcagctgcagctgAGGCCGGAGTATGAGACCAAGTGCACCCGCCGCAAACTGAACCGGATCACCCAG GAGCAGGAGCCTTACTTACCCCTAACCAGCAAGTACGCGCGCTACTGCCTGTCCGGAGCCACCGTCCTGTTCTGG CTCATGCTGATCATCGCCTGCATCATCGGGGTGATTGTTTATCGCTTGGCGGTGTACGCCGCCTTCGCCAGCCTGATGAAGGGCACCAAAGAGCTGCGCCTGGTGGGCTCCTTCATGACGCCCCAGATTGCCACCTCGGTCACGGCCTCCTGCATCAATTTTGTCATCATCATGATCCTCAACTTCATGTATGAGCGTGTGGCCATCTGGGTCACCGACATGG AGATCCCCAGGACCCACATGGAGTACGAGAACAGGCTGACCATTAAGATGTTCATGTTCCAGTTCGTCAATTACTACTCCTCCTGCTTCTACGTGGCGTTCTTCAAGGGCAAATTCGTGGGTTACCCCGGCAACTACACCTACATGTTCGGCAAGTTCCGGAATGAGGAG TGTGACACCGGTGGCTGTCTGATTGAGCTGACCACTCAGCTGGTGATTGTGATGGTCGGCAAGCAGGTCTGGGGTAACATCCAGGAAGCTCTAGTGCC gtGGCTGTGGAACTGGTGGGGCAGTCGCAAGGCGCGTGGTCATCCTGAGAGTCTGTACAGCCGCTGGGAGCAGGACCACGACCTGCAGTGCTTCGGACAGCTGGGGCTCTTCTACGAGTACCTGGAGATGG TGATCCAGTTTGGCTTCATCACGCTGTTTGTGGCCTCCTTCCCACTGGCTCCACTCCTGGCTCTCTTCAACAACATCCTGGAGATCCGCGTCGACGCCTGGAAGTTCACCACACAGTTCCGCCGGCCGGTGGCAGCCAAAGCGCACAGCATCGGAGCGTGGCAGGAGATCCTGAACGGCGTCGCCATCATGTCCGTCGTCACGAAC GCCTTCATCGTGTCCTTCACCTCAGACATGATCCCTCGCCTGGTGTATTACTACGCCTACCACCCCGGCAGCGAGCCGTCCATGAACGGCTACATCAACAACAGCCTGTCCGTCTTCGAGATCTCCCGCCTCCCACCGCAGAACATGCCAGACGCTGACGAGAACCCAGAGTGGTTCAACAACACAACCATTACCACCTGCAG gTACCGTGATTACCGGTACCCCCCCGGCCATGAGAAGGAGTATCAGCACAGCATGCAGTTCTGGCACATTCTGGCAGCCAAACTCgccttcatcatcatcatggag CACGTGGTGTTCCTGGTGAAGTTCTTCGTGGCGTGGCTGATCCCCGACGTGCCGGCGGACGTGAAGGCCCGGGTGAAGAGGGAGCGCTACCTGACCCAGGAGTACCTGCAGAACTACGAGCTGGACCGCCTCAAGAAGACACTCCAGGGCAACGGCTGCCACGACACCGACGCCTTCATCACCTCCACCGAGAGACACGAGGTTCTCTCTGAGGTCCTCTAG